One window of Candidatus Mycobacterium wuenschmannii genomic DNA carries:
- the recB gene encoding exodeoxyribonuclease V subunit beta → MQPFDLLGPLPTERATTVLQASAGTGKTFALAGLVTRYVAEGVATLDQMLLITFSRSASQELRERVRRQIADAVTAFDDPSSVGDNHLVAWLIDARADERAAREQRLRDALAGFDAATIATTHQFCQLVLRSLGVAGDTAANVTLLESLDDLTTEIVDDLYLARFGQDRDDPLLQYGPALELARTVVSNPAAELRPRDAEPGSEAAARVDFAKDVLAELETRKRRLGVLGYDDLLSRLADALDTDDSPARRRMHDRWPIVMVDEFQDTDQVQWRVIDRAFGGRSTVILIGDPKQAIYAFRGGDIVTYLEAADTAGEQKTLATNWRSDSALLDRLQVLLGGAQLGSPAIVVEDVTAHHQGHRLAGAPHNDPFRLRVVQREMLGRRGVQNLSIDSIRKHIGADLAADVRALLASGATFDGTPLQARDIALIVERHRDADICFQALCDADVAVVYTGNTDVFTSDAAGDWLCLLEAFHQPHRPGMVRAAAATVFFGETAETLVSGGDLLTDRIADTLREWAAHARERGVAAVFEAAQLRGMGDRVLSWEDGERRMTDLAHVTQLLQDVAHQERLGLPGLRDWLRKQREERSGAAERNRRLDSDATAVQVMTVYAAKGLQFPVVYVPFAFNLYVQDDDMVVFHEDAVRCLYVGGRNGPGAAHAKQQGRLEDASDVIRLSYVAMTRAQSQVVVWWAPSRDEPNGGLSRLLRGRRPGEALVPEKCDPPKISDDDAMARLQEWEAAGGPVIELAVVGEAPSVSLAPETPHLEMRHFHRRIDTDWRRTSYSGLVRVAETVGVTSEPEATELDDETGDIALAENASGPDVVSPMAVLPRGATFGSLVHAVLENADPSAADFALELETHARRELHWYPVDVTAFELAAAMVPMNGTPLGPLAGGLTLRQIALPDRLRELDFEIPLAGGDVRGAAPNVSVADVGELLRAFLPNDDPIAPYVDRLTSAALGSQSLRGYLSGSIDVVLRLPDQRYVVVDYKTNHLGDNAADYSPARMAEAMLHSDYPLQALLYTVVLHRFLRWRLPDYNPAVHLGGVLYLFVRGMCGADTPVIDGRSAGVFSWQPPPAMVVALSDLLDEGRRAA, encoded by the coding sequence ATGCAGCCCTTCGATCTCCTCGGCCCGTTGCCGACTGAGCGCGCGACGACCGTGCTGCAGGCCAGCGCGGGAACGGGTAAGACGTTCGCGCTGGCCGGTTTGGTGACCCGGTATGTCGCTGAAGGTGTCGCCACGCTCGACCAGATGCTGCTCATCACGTTCAGCCGATCCGCCAGCCAGGAGCTTCGCGAGCGGGTTCGCCGTCAGATCGCTGATGCGGTAACCGCTTTCGACGATCCGTCCAGCGTCGGCGACAACCACTTGGTGGCGTGGCTGATCGACGCACGCGCTGACGAGCGTGCGGCCCGCGAACAACGGCTGCGCGACGCGCTGGCGGGGTTCGACGCGGCGACCATCGCCACCACACACCAGTTCTGCCAACTGGTACTGCGATCGCTCGGTGTCGCCGGCGACACCGCCGCCAACGTCACCCTGCTGGAAAGCCTCGACGACCTCACCACCGAAATAGTCGACGATCTGTATCTGGCCCGGTTCGGTCAGGATCGCGACGATCCGCTCCTGCAGTACGGCCCCGCGCTCGAGTTGGCGCGCACGGTCGTCAGCAATCCGGCGGCAGAATTGAGACCGCGCGACGCGGAGCCCGGCTCAGAGGCGGCCGCCCGCGTCGACTTCGCGAAAGACGTTCTGGCCGAACTAGAAACCCGCAAGCGGCGGCTCGGCGTCCTCGGCTACGACGATCTTTTGAGTCGACTGGCTGATGCCCTCGACACCGACGACTCCCCCGCGCGGCGGCGCATGCACGACCGCTGGCCGATTGTCATGGTCGACGAGTTCCAGGACACCGACCAGGTGCAGTGGCGGGTCATCGATCGGGCGTTCGGCGGGCGCTCGACGGTGATCCTGATCGGCGATCCGAAGCAGGCGATCTACGCGTTCCGCGGCGGCGACATCGTCACCTATCTTGAAGCGGCGGACACGGCCGGTGAGCAGAAGACGCTGGCCACCAACTGGCGGAGCGACTCCGCGCTGCTGGACCGCCTGCAGGTGCTGTTGGGTGGCGCGCAACTCGGCAGTCCCGCCATCGTCGTAGAGGACGTCACGGCGCATCATCAGGGCCACCGGCTCGCCGGCGCGCCCCACAACGACCCATTCCGGCTGCGAGTGGTCCAGCGAGAGATGCTCGGCCGCAGGGGCGTTCAGAACCTATCGATCGACTCCATTCGCAAGCACATTGGCGCCGACCTCGCCGCGGACGTCCGCGCACTGCTTGCCAGCGGTGCGACATTCGACGGCACACCACTACAGGCTCGCGACATCGCCTTGATCGTCGAACGGCACCGCGACGCCGACATCTGCTTCCAGGCGCTGTGCGACGCCGATGTCGCCGTGGTGTACACCGGCAACACCGACGTGTTCACCTCCGACGCCGCCGGTGACTGGCTCTGCCTACTAGAGGCTTTCCACCAGCCGCATCGACCCGGGATGGTCCGCGCGGCGGCGGCCACCGTGTTCTTCGGTGAGACCGCGGAAACCCTTGTCAGTGGCGGTGACTTGCTCACCGATCGGATTGCCGACACTTTGCGTGAATGGGCGGCGCACGCTCGGGAACGCGGTGTCGCCGCGGTCTTCGAGGCTGCGCAGTTGCGCGGGATGGGCGATCGCGTGTTGTCGTGGGAGGACGGCGAGCGGCGGATGACCGACCTCGCCCACGTCACGCAATTGCTGCAGGACGTCGCACACCAGGAGCGACTGGGTTTGCCGGGACTGCGCGACTGGCTGCGCAAGCAACGCGAAGAACGCAGCGGCGCCGCCGAACGCAACCGTCGGCTCGACAGCGACGCCACCGCCGTGCAGGTCATGACCGTGTACGCGGCCAAGGGGCTGCAATTCCCTGTCGTCTATGTGCCTTTCGCGTTCAACCTCTATGTCCAGGACGACGACATGGTGGTCTTCCACGAGGATGCGGTGCGCTGCCTGTATGTCGGTGGCAGGAACGGTCCCGGCGCCGCGCACGCGAAGCAACAGGGTCGGCTCGAGGATGCGAGCGACGTGATTCGGCTGAGCTATGTCGCGATGACGCGGGCGCAGTCGCAGGTGGTGGTGTGGTGGGCGCCGTCGCGCGACGAGCCCAACGGTGGGTTGTCCCGGCTGCTGCGGGGCCGGCGCCCGGGCGAAGCGCTGGTGCCCGAGAAGTGCGATCCGCCGAAGATCAGCGACGACGACGCGATGGCCCGGCTGCAGGAGTGGGAGGCCGCAGGCGGCCCGGTCATCGAGCTGGCGGTGGTCGGCGAGGCACCCTCAGTGTCGCTGGCACCCGAGACGCCGCATCTCGAGATGCGGCATTTCCACCGCCGTATCGACACCGACTGGCGACGCACTTCCTACTCGGGCCTGGTCCGGGTGGCCGAAACTGTGGGCGTCACCAGCGAACCCGAGGCTACCGAGCTGGACGACGAGACCGGCGATATTGCGTTGGCAGAGAACGCTTCCGGGCCTGACGTGGTGTCCCCGATGGCTGTGTTGCCCCGAGGTGCGACGTTCGGGTCGCTGGTGCACGCGGTGCTGGAGAACGCCGATCCGTCTGCGGCGGATTTCGCTCTCGAACTCGAGACCCATGCCCGGCGTGAATTGCACTGGTATCCGGTGGATGTGACGGCTTTTGAGTTGGCCGCGGCGATGGTGCCTATGAATGGCACTCCGCTTGGTCCGCTGGCCGGCGGCTTGACCTTACGGCAGATTGCGCTGCCGGATCGGTTACGGGAGTTGGACTTCGAGATTCCGCTGGCTGGTGGCGATGTGCGCGGTGCCGCGCCGAACGTGTCGGTGGCCGATGTCGGCGAGCTGCTGCGCGCATTCCTTCCCAACGACGATCCAATTGCGCCCTACGTGGATCGCCTGACGTCAGCCGCGCTGGGCTCCCAATCCCTTCGCGGGTATCTGTCCGGCTCGATCGATGTGGTGCTGCGCCTGCCAGACCAGCGCTATGTGGTGGTCGATTACAAGACCAACCATCTGGGCGACAACGCGGCTGATTACAGTCCCGCGCGGATGGCCGAGGCGATGCTTCACTCCGACTATCCGCTGCAGGCGTTGCTGTATACCGTTGTGCTGCATCGTTTCTTGCGTTGGCGGCTTCCGGATTATAACCCTGCCGTGCACCTCGGCGGGGTTTTGTATTTGTTTGTACGCGGCATGTGTGGTGCCGATACTCCGGTGATCGACGGCCGGTCGGCTGGGGTGTTCAGCTGGCAGCCACCTCCCGCGATGGTGGTCGCGCTGTCCGACCTTCTCGACGAGGGAAGGCGGGCGGCGTGA
- a CDS encoding ADP-ribosylglycohydrolase family protein: MGSYNDRVEGVLLGAAAGDALGAPYEFHPPRGPELDVAMVGGGMWERGEWTDDTAMAIAIAEVAATGSDLREASAQNAIVARWWEWSRTAKDVGIQTSSVLRAAGRDGLITADRARAESELLHTHSGRTAGNGSLMRTAPVALRYLGDEDAMVAAARAISELTHYDPEAGDACVLWCCAIRHAVHTGELHVRIGLRHIDAERRELWSKRLDVAERSRPADFPNNGWVVEALQAAWCAIATTAIPADNPQSGTFRADHLRLALDAAVRCGNDTDTVAAIAAALLGAAHGASAVPLEWRVLLHGWPGITAHELVGLASAIERDGAPDRFDYRYPGSPIDTLAVHPYDDKVLLGGVGVLRGLPDEVDAVISLCRLADDDMRHTMPHAEVRLIDRSDPDENPHLDYVLLDTVRLLEQLRAEGRTVLVHCVAAYSRTPAVAALYGARLRGVSSDRAIVDVQEALPGADPNFAFRRAMRRLTAQPA; this comes from the coding sequence ATGGGCTCATACAACGACCGCGTCGAAGGTGTGCTGCTCGGCGCCGCAGCCGGCGACGCCTTGGGTGCCCCCTACGAGTTTCACCCGCCCCGCGGACCCGAACTCGACGTCGCGATGGTCGGCGGCGGGATGTGGGAGCGCGGCGAGTGGACCGACGACACCGCTATGGCCATCGCGATCGCGGAAGTGGCTGCCACCGGCTCCGACCTGCGGGAGGCGTCCGCTCAGAACGCAATCGTCGCCCGGTGGTGGGAATGGTCGCGCACGGCCAAGGATGTCGGCATCCAGACCAGCTCAGTGTTGCGGGCCGCGGGCCGCGATGGTCTGATCACTGCCGACCGCGCGCGCGCCGAATCCGAGCTGCTGCATACCCATTCCGGCCGCACCGCCGGCAACGGGTCGCTGATGCGGACGGCGCCGGTCGCGCTGCGCTACCTCGGCGACGAAGACGCCATGGTGGCGGCCGCGCGTGCGATCAGCGAGCTAACCCACTACGACCCCGAGGCCGGCGACGCCTGCGTGCTGTGGTGCTGCGCCATCCGGCACGCGGTGCACACCGGCGAGCTCCATGTGCGAATCGGGTTGCGCCACATCGACGCCGAGCGTCGCGAACTGTGGTCGAAGCGCCTCGACGTGGCTGAGCGGTCACGCCCCGCGGACTTTCCCAACAACGGCTGGGTCGTCGAAGCATTGCAGGCCGCCTGGTGCGCGATCGCCACTACGGCGATCCCCGCCGACAACCCCCAGTCGGGCACCTTCCGGGCCGACCATCTGCGGCTGGCCCTCGACGCCGCTGTCCGGTGCGGCAACGACACCGACACGGTCGCGGCGATCGCGGCCGCGCTTCTGGGCGCGGCCCACGGCGCATCCGCGGTGCCGCTGGAGTGGCGCGTACTGCTGCACGGCTGGCCCGGCATCACAGCCCACGAACTGGTGGGCTTGGCCTCGGCGATCGAACGGGACGGTGCGCCCGACCGATTCGACTACCGCTATCCCGGCTCCCCCATCGACACCCTGGCCGTCCATCCCTACGACGACAAGGTTCTACTCGGCGGCGTCGGTGTGCTGCGCGGGCTACCCGATGAGGTGGATGCGGTGATCTCGTTGTGCCGGCTGGCCGACGACGACATGCGCCACACCATGCCGCACGCCGAAGTTCGGCTCATCGATCGCTCGGATCCCGACGAGAATCCGCACCTGGATTACGTCTTACTCGACACCGTCCGCCTGCTCGAGCAGCTGCGTGCCGAGGGCCGGACCGTGCTGGTGCACTGCGTAGCGGCCTACAGTCGCACGCCTGCGGTCGCCGCGCTCTACGGCGCACGGCTGCGCGGAGTGAGCTCTGATCGGGCGATCGTGGATGTGCAGGAGGCCCTGCCCGGTGCAGATCCGAACTTCGCGTTCCGGCGAGCGATGCGACGTCTCACCGCTCAGCCGGCGTGA
- the recD gene encoding exodeoxyribonuclease V subunit alpha, translated as MTLLEVELAVGAGGLLGSFNEAGVLDVSDVRVAERICVLGKESDERVALAVALLVRGLRGGSVCIELESIAGAVGVDDLPWPASADWLAAVAASPLLGQVLHLYDERLLYLDRYWREEKQVCDELLSLQASGPGGDMPASERLFPTGFEEQRAAAEIALTQAVTVLTGGPGTGKTTTVARLLALLAEQAGASRLRIALAAPTGKAAARLLEAVQLEVAKLDALDRERLGQLHAMTLHRLLGSKPDTSSRFRHNRGNRLPHDVIVVDETSMVSLTMMARLLEAVRPGSRLILVGDADQLASVDAGAVLADLVDGISGRSDMAVATLKTSHRFGETIGQLAEAIRIGDADRAIELLRAGGEHIEFIEAEDASDALRPVLLPHALKLREAALYSASDDALATLDEHRLLCAHRSGPNGVQHWNRQVEKWLSEETGQPPWAEWYPGRPLLVTANDYALRIFNGDTGVVANGPDGLRAVIAGAGGALDFATSRLSDVETMHAMTIHKSQGSQADEVTVLLPGEDSRLLTRELFYTAVTRAKEKARVVGSEASVRAAIERLAVRATGLRVRLTQ; from the coding sequence GTGACTCTTCTCGAGGTCGAACTGGCGGTAGGCGCTGGCGGCTTGTTGGGTTCGTTCAACGAGGCTGGCGTGCTTGATGTTTCGGATGTACGGGTGGCTGAGCGGATTTGCGTGCTCGGCAAGGAGTCCGACGAGCGGGTGGCGCTGGCGGTGGCACTGCTGGTGCGCGGGTTGCGGGGGGGCTCGGTGTGCATCGAGCTGGAGTCGATCGCTGGTGCTGTCGGTGTTGACGACTTGCCGTGGCCCGCTTCTGCGGATTGGCTTGCGGCGGTCGCGGCCAGCCCGTTGCTCGGCCAGGTGTTGCATCTCTACGACGAGCGGCTGCTGTACCTGGACCGGTACTGGCGCGAGGAGAAGCAGGTCTGCGACGAATTGCTGTCGTTGCAAGCGTCAGGGCCGGGCGGTGATATGCCTGCCTCCGAGCGACTTTTCCCGACCGGTTTCGAAGAGCAGCGGGCTGCGGCGGAAATCGCGCTGACGCAGGCGGTTACGGTGCTGACTGGCGGCCCGGGGACCGGCAAGACGACGACGGTTGCGCGGTTGCTGGCGTTGCTTGCCGAACAGGCGGGCGCATCGCGGCTGCGGATCGCGCTTGCGGCGCCGACGGGCAAGGCGGCGGCGCGGCTTCTCGAGGCGGTGCAACTCGAGGTGGCCAAGCTGGATGCTTTAGACCGTGAGCGGCTTGGTCAGCTGCACGCGATGACGTTGCACCGGCTGTTGGGCAGCAAGCCCGACACGTCATCACGGTTTCGGCACAATCGCGGAAATCGGTTGCCACACGACGTGATTGTCGTCGACGAGACGTCGATGGTGTCGCTGACAATGATGGCGCGGTTGCTTGAGGCTGTACGTCCCGGTTCGCGGCTGATCCTGGTCGGTGACGCTGACCAGTTGGCGTCCGTGGACGCGGGCGCGGTGCTGGCTGATCTGGTGGATGGGATTTCGGGGCGCAGCGACATGGCTGTAGCGACGCTGAAAACGTCGCATCGGTTTGGTGAGACGATCGGCCAACTAGCGGAAGCGATTCGGATCGGCGACGCTGACCGCGCCATCGAACTCTTGCGTGCCGGCGGCGAGCACATCGAGTTCATCGAAGCCGAGGACGCATCTGACGCGTTGCGCCCGGTGTTGTTGCCGCACGCGTTGAAGCTCCGCGAGGCCGCGCTCTACTCCGCGAGCGATGATGCTTTGGCGACGCTCGACGAGCACAGGCTGTTGTGCGCGCACCGGTCGGGACCGAACGGGGTGCAGCACTGGAATCGTCAGGTGGAGAAGTGGCTGTCCGAGGAGACCGGCCAGCCGCCGTGGGCGGAATGGTACCCAGGTCGGCCCTTGTTAGTGACCGCCAATGATTACGCGCTGCGCATCTTCAACGGCGACACCGGCGTTGTCGCGAACGGGCCGGACGGACTTCGAGCTGTTATCGCCGGCGCCGGAGGTGCATTGGACTTTGCGACGAGTCGGCTGTCCGACGTCGAGACGATGCATGCGATGACGATTCACAAGTCGCAGGGCAGTCAAGCCGATGAGGTGACTGTGCTTCTGCCGGGCGAGGATTCGCGGCTGCTGACGCGGGAGTTGTTCTATACGGCGGTGACTCGGGCGAAGGAGAAAGCACGGGTCGTCGGGTCTGAGGCATCCGTGCGCGCCGCGATCGAACGGCTGGCGGTTCGTGCGACAGGGCTGAGGGTGAGGTTGACTCAGTGA
- the recC gene encoding exodeoxyribonuclease V subunit gamma, producing the protein MALHVHRAERTDLLAEGLGTLLAKPLPDPFAEELVLVPARGVERWLSQRLSHVLGVGHGSDGVCAGIAFRSPGSLIAEITGTVEDDPWSPDAMTWPLLETIDASLDQPWCAILARHLGHFDAAEEAELRRGRRYSVARRLAGLFASYARQRPQLLVDWLDGSAARLDEDLLWQPELWRALVARIDADPPHIRHQKTVTRLQEGPSELPSRLSLFGHTRLACTDIELLQALSTHHDLHLWLPHPSDALWTQLVPQRGAIPRRDDTSHREVDHPLLATLGRDLRELERSLPTDPQSDEYLPTHDRPATLLGWLQADIAANAVQPQGRTFSENDRSVQVHSCHSPARQVDVLREVLLGLLQDDPTLEPRDILVMCPDIETYAPLIVADFGLGDVVHGAHPAHRLRVKLADRSLIQTNPLLGLAAQLLALADGRVTASEVLNIAESAPVRARFGFTDDDLESITRWVRQANIRWGFDQEHRKPYRVDFVHNTWRFGIDRILTGVAMSDDAHSWIDQTLPLDDVSSNRVELAGQLAEFVCRLERAAGALSGAQPLSAWLSALAEGVISLTRVSDADAWQTRQMQREFAEALEQAGTRADTSLRLADIRALLDQHLAGRPTRANFRTGTLTVCTMVPMRSVPHRVVCLVGLDDGVFPRIGVVDGDDALARDPMTGERDIRSEDRQLLLDAIGAATEKLVITYTGANQYTGLTRPPAVPLDELLDTLDATTPDKIREHIVVQHPLQPFDIRNVEPGTLVPNVPFSFDPVALRAAQASTGERRQHPAFIAGPLPAQPLEDVILADLIGFFKDPVKGFFRALDFTLPRDFESIDDAIPVDLDNLEEWSVGDRMLQDLLRGMTPEQARGAEWRRGTLPPGKLGWRKATEILEQSVLLATEAQQYRSADPVPYDVDIQLGGGRRLSGTVPAVFGSRLVSVTYSRLDGKHLMESWIPLLALHARDSSQDWSAACIGRPRRGTHPRVEELGRPDGDATEVLRELVAIYDAGRREPLPLPVKTSYAWAVARHSGDDPVNAAEYRWYSNKYPGEDASPAHVRAWGDHARLPDLMTPLRPGEEFDSENTRLGAYACRLWLPMLRAERIPV; encoded by the coding sequence ATGGCACTCCACGTCCACCGTGCCGAACGCACCGATCTGCTCGCCGAAGGGTTGGGCACGCTCCTGGCAAAGCCGCTGCCGGACCCCTTCGCAGAAGAACTCGTCCTGGTGCCCGCCCGCGGCGTCGAACGCTGGCTGAGCCAGCGGCTCTCGCATGTCTTAGGTGTCGGTCATGGGAGCGACGGGGTCTGCGCGGGGATCGCGTTCCGCAGCCCGGGCTCGCTGATCGCGGAAATCACCGGCACGGTCGAGGACGACCCGTGGTCTCCGGACGCCATGACGTGGCCTCTGCTCGAGACCATCGACGCGTCACTCGACCAGCCGTGGTGCGCCATTCTGGCGAGGCACCTGGGCCACTTTGACGCCGCCGAAGAGGCCGAATTGCGCAGAGGCCGAAGGTATTCGGTTGCGCGTCGACTGGCCGGCCTGTTCGCCTCCTACGCCCGCCAGCGACCCCAGCTTCTCGTCGACTGGCTCGACGGTAGCGCTGCACGCCTGGACGAGGACCTGCTGTGGCAGCCAGAATTGTGGCGGGCGCTCGTCGCGCGCATCGACGCCGATCCCCCGCACATCCGGCATCAGAAGACAGTCACGCGTCTGCAAGAAGGGCCGAGCGAGTTGCCGTCTCGGCTGTCGCTGTTCGGCCACACCAGGCTGGCGTGCACCGACATTGAACTGCTGCAGGCGCTGTCGACGCATCACGACCTGCACCTGTGGCTGCCGCACCCGAGCGATGCATTGTGGACACAGCTCGTTCCGCAGCGCGGCGCCATCCCCCGCCGCGACGACACCAGCCATCGCGAGGTGGACCACCCGCTGCTCGCCACGCTCGGGCGCGACCTTCGCGAGCTCGAGCGCAGCCTGCCGACCGACCCGCAGTCCGACGAGTACCTGCCCACTCATGACCGGCCGGCGACACTCCTTGGTTGGCTGCAAGCGGATATTGCTGCGAATGCCGTTCAGCCACAGGGGCGTACGTTCTCCGAGAACGACCGCTCGGTGCAGGTGCACAGCTGCCACAGCCCTGCGCGTCAGGTCGACGTTCTGCGCGAGGTACTCCTCGGTCTGCTGCAAGACGATCCGACCCTGGAGCCACGCGACATCCTGGTGATGTGCCCGGACATCGAGACCTATGCGCCGCTCATCGTCGCCGACTTCGGGCTCGGCGATGTCGTGCACGGCGCTCATCCCGCACACCGGCTACGGGTCAAGCTGGCCGACCGCTCGCTGATCCAGACCAACCCGCTACTCGGGCTGGCCGCGCAACTGCTCGCCCTGGCCGATGGGCGGGTCACCGCCAGCGAGGTGCTCAACATTGCCGAGTCCGCACCGGTGCGAGCCCGATTCGGCTTCACCGACGACGACCTGGAGTCGATCACCCGCTGGGTCCGGCAGGCCAACATCCGCTGGGGTTTCGACCAGGAACACCGCAAGCCGTACCGCGTCGACTTCGTGCACAACACATGGCGTTTCGGCATCGACCGGATCCTGACCGGCGTCGCGATGTCCGACGACGCGCACTCCTGGATCGACCAGACCCTGCCTCTGGATGACGTCAGTAGCAATCGCGTCGAATTGGCCGGGCAGCTGGCCGAATTCGTCTGCCGGTTGGAACGCGCGGCAGGCGCACTGTCCGGCGCGCAACCGTTGAGCGCGTGGCTGAGTGCTCTGGCAGAGGGCGTCATTAGCCTCACGCGCGTCAGCGACGCCGATGCGTGGCAGACCCGGCAGATGCAGCGCGAGTTCGCAGAAGCGTTGGAACAAGCCGGGACTCGTGCAGACACCTCACTCCGGCTGGCCGATATCCGGGCACTGCTCGACCAGCACCTCGCCGGTCGGCCGACCCGCGCGAACTTTCGGACCGGAACGCTGACCGTGTGCACAATGGTGCCGATGCGGTCGGTGCCACACCGGGTGGTCTGCCTCGTCGGCCTCGACGACGGCGTGTTCCCGCGCATCGGTGTGGTCGACGGTGATGACGCGCTGGCCCGCGACCCGATGACCGGTGAGCGCGACATCCGCTCCGAGGACCGGCAATTGCTGCTCGACGCAATCGGCGCGGCCACCGAGAAACTGGTCATCACCTACACCGGCGCCAACCAGTACACCGGTCTGACGCGCCCACCCGCCGTGCCGCTCGACGAGTTGCTGGACACCCTCGACGCCACCACGCCGGACAAGATTCGCGAACACATCGTCGTCCAGCATCCGTTGCAGCCGTTCGACATCCGCAATGTCGAACCCGGGACGCTGGTACCGAACGTTCCATTCAGCTTCGACCCGGTCGCGCTGCGCGCCGCGCAGGCCAGCACCGGCGAACGTCGCCAGCATCCCGCATTCATCGCCGGGCCGCTGCCGGCTCAGCCCCTCGAGGATGTCATCCTTGCCGACTTGATCGGGTTCTTCAAAGACCCGGTGAAGGGCTTCTTCCGGGCGCTGGACTTCACGTTGCCTCGTGACTTCGAGAGCATCGACGACGCCATCCCCGTCGACCTCGACAACCTCGAGGAATGGTCCGTCGGCGACCGGATGCTGCAGGACCTCCTGCGCGGCATGACGCCCGAACAGGCACGCGGGGCGGAGTGGCGCCGCGGCACCCTGCCGCCGGGAAAACTCGGCTGGCGCAAGGCAACCGAAATCCTCGAACAATCTGTACTTCTCGCGACGGAAGCGCAGCAATACCGCAGCGCCGACCCGGTGCCGTACGACGTCGACATCCAACTCGGCGGCGGGCGGCGGCTCAGCGGCACGGTACCGGCGGTCTTCGGTAGTCGCCTGGTGTCGGTGACCTACTCGCGGTTGGATGGCAAGCACCTGATGGAGTCGTGGATTCCCTTGTTGGCGTTGCACGCTCGCGACTCCAGCCAGGACTGGTCGGCGGCGTGCATCGGCCGGCCGAGGCGAGGCACCCACCCGCGTGTCGAGGAACTCGGTAGGCCGGACGGGGATGCCACCGAAGTCTTGCGCGAGCTGGTCGCGATCTACGACGCGGGCCGTCGGGAACCGCTGCCGCTGCCGGTCAAGACGTCGTACGCGTGGGCGGTGGCACGGCATTCCGGCGACGATCCCGTCAACGCGGCCGAATACCGTTGGTACAGCAACAAGTACCCCGGCGAGGACGCATCACCGGCACACGTCCGCGCGTGGGGCGATCACGCGCGGCTCCCCGACTTGATGACACCGTTGCGGCCAGGCGAGGAATTCGACAGCGAAAACACCCGACTCGGCGCGTACGCCTGCCGGCTCTGGTTGCCGATGCTGCGGGCCGAGAGGATCCCGGTCTGA
- a CDS encoding very short patch repair endonuclease, whose protein sequence is MSKQRQRDTQAELSVRKILHARGIRFRVDARPESDYRCKADIIWRTLHLAVFIDGCFWHGCPEHATRPTANREWWAQKLDSNIERDRRADAVLGTRGWTVLRFWEHEEPAVVADAICLQLAKLRSARGRE, encoded by the coding sequence ATGAGTAAGCAGCGCCAGCGTGACACCCAGGCCGAGTTATCAGTACGCAAAATACTTCACGCTCGTGGCATCCGTTTCCGCGTCGATGCCCGGCCGGAATCTGATTACAGATGTAAGGCCGACATCATCTGGCGGACATTGCATCTGGCTGTTTTCATCGATGGCTGCTTCTGGCACGGATGCCCCGAACATGCCACGAGGCCCACAGCAAACCGCGAATGGTGGGCCCAAAAGCTTGACTCAAATATCGAACGCGACCGACGAGCGGATGCTGTCTTGGGAACCCGCGGATGGACAGTCCTGCGCTTCTGGGAGCACGAGGAGCCCGCTGTTGTTGCAGATGCAATCTGCTTACAGCTCGCTAAACTTCGCAGTGCAAGGGGCAGAGAATGA
- a CDS encoding vWA domain-containing protein produces MPNQSLTKLVFLLDRSGSMQSIKSDIIGGFEEFIAEQRGGEGLCTATLAQFDEEYEVVYRNIAVGQVPPLALFPRGRTALHDSMGRLITDTVAEINVLPEADRPGSVVVGIMTDGLENASREWGRAAIRALVEQQTKEHRWEFFYMGADQDAVEVGTGLGIKAEQSVTYARGKSREALKTVSENVRGYRNARLVDPAAAMPAFTDAQRDKLAEE; encoded by the coding sequence ATGCCAAATCAGAGTCTTACCAAGCTCGTATTCCTGCTCGACCGCTCCGGCTCGATGCAGTCGATCAAGTCAGACATCATCGGCGGGTTCGAGGAGTTCATCGCCGAACAGCGCGGAGGCGAAGGACTCTGCACTGCCACGCTGGCGCAATTCGACGAGGAATACGAGGTCGTCTACCGCAACATTGCAGTAGGACAAGTTCCTCCACTGGCCCTGTTCCCCCGGGGTCGCACGGCCCTGCACGACTCGATGGGCAGGCTCATCACCGACACGGTGGCGGAAATCAACGTCCTGCCCGAGGCTGACAGACCGGGGTCGGTCGTCGTCGGGATCATGACCGACGGCTTGGAGAACGCCAGTCGTGAATGGGGACGAGCAGCCATCAGGGCACTTGTCGAGCAGCAGACCAAAGAGCACCGCTGGGAGTTCTTCTACATGGGCGCCGACCAGGACGCCGTCGAGGTCGGCACGGGCCTCGGGATCAAAGCTGAACAGTCAGTCACCTATGCGAGGGGTAAGTCTCGCGAAGCGCTGAAGACGGTATCGGAGAACGTCCGGGGCTATCGCAATGCGAGGCTTGTCGACCCTGCCGCCGCGATGCCGGCGTTCACCGATGCGCAACGCGACAAGCTCGCCGAAGAGTGA